A window of Microbacterium luteolum contains these coding sequences:
- the nadA gene encoding quinolinate synthase NadA — protein sequence MSITFVPTPAVPPLDPSVDHAIQAIVEGASTDATCATDLAAGPWDFDARPGYGPGSSMGDVIPTGAPRQGELPAAYREADESELDERIRSAKATLGDRVVILGHFYQREEVVQHADYVGDSFQLATAAKGRTDAEAIVFCGVHFMAETADLLSQPDQAVILPNLAAGCSMADMADIDQVEECWEQLADVLGDLDTPDADGRVPVIPVTYMNSSAAIKGFVGRHGGIVCTSSNAETVLEWAFERGQRVLFFPDQHLGRNTAKAMGVPLEQMPMWNPRRPLGGSSAAELVDSRVILWHGFCSVHRRFTVAQIDQARAEHPGVRVIVHPECPMEVVDAADEAGSTDYIRRAIDGATEPTTFAIGTEINLVRRLAAQYPQHEIFCLDPVVCPCSTMYRIHPGYLAWVLEELVAGRTPNRITVSADVADPARVALERMLAAKPPVTVGAR from the coding sequence ATGAGCATCACCTTCGTCCCGACGCCCGCGGTTCCGCCCCTGGATCCCTCCGTCGACCACGCGATCCAGGCGATCGTCGAGGGAGCGTCGACCGACGCGACCTGTGCGACCGACCTCGCCGCCGGCCCCTGGGACTTCGACGCCAGGCCCGGCTACGGCCCCGGGTCCTCCATGGGCGACGTCATCCCGACCGGTGCCCCGCGCCAGGGCGAGCTCCCCGCCGCCTATCGCGAAGCGGATGAGAGCGAGCTCGATGAGCGCATCCGTTCCGCGAAGGCGACCCTCGGCGATCGCGTCGTGATCCTCGGCCACTTCTACCAGCGCGAGGAGGTCGTGCAGCATGCGGACTACGTGGGCGATTCGTTCCAGCTCGCGACGGCAGCCAAGGGCAGGACGGATGCCGAGGCGATCGTGTTCTGCGGCGTCCACTTCATGGCCGAGACAGCCGACCTGCTCTCGCAGCCCGATCAGGCCGTGATCCTGCCGAACCTGGCTGCGGGATGCTCGATGGCCGACATGGCCGACATCGACCAGGTCGAGGAGTGCTGGGAGCAGCTGGCCGATGTCCTCGGCGATCTGGACACCCCCGACGCCGACGGCCGGGTGCCCGTGATCCCCGTCACGTACATGAACTCCTCCGCGGCGATCAAGGGCTTCGTCGGGCGCCACGGCGGCATCGTCTGCACATCGTCGAACGCCGAGACGGTGCTCGAGTGGGCGTTCGAACGCGGTCAGCGCGTCCTGTTCTTCCCCGACCAGCACCTCGGTCGCAACACGGCGAAGGCGATGGGCGTGCCGCTCGAGCAGATGCCGATGTGGAATCCGCGTCGGCCGCTGGGCGGCTCCTCTGCGGCCGAACTCGTCGATTCGCGCGTCATCCTGTGGCACGGCTTCTGCTCCGTGCACCGTCGTTTCACCGTGGCGCAGATCGATCAGGCACGCGCGGAGCACCCCGGCGTGCGGGTGATCGTGCACCCGGAATGCCCGATGGAGGTCGTCGACGCCGCCGACGAGGCCGGATCCACCGACTACATCCGCCGCGCGATCGACGGCGCAACGGAACCGACCACCTTCGCGATCGGGACCGAGATCAACCTCGTCCGCCGCCTCGCGGCCCAGTACCCGCAGCACGAGATCTTCTGCCTCGACCCGGTGGTGTGCCCGTGCTCCACGATGTACCGCATCCACCCCGGATACCTGGCCTGGGTGCTCGAGGAGCTCGTCGCGGGACGAACGCCCAACCGCATCACGGTGTCAGCCGACGTCGCGGATCCCGCGCGCGTGGCCCTGGAGCGGATGCTGGCGGCGAAGCCGCCCGTGACGGTCGGCGCGCGATGA
- the nadB gene encoding L-aspartate oxidase: MNVLVVGSGIAGLTAALHAREAGHAVTVVTKGALGDGSTGYAQGGVAGVYGAGDSAEQHAADTLAAGAGLSEEAAVEALVADGADRIAELIARGVAFDRDADGMLLLGREAAHSHARIVHAGGDATGAAISRALVAAVRRATIDVIEHAFVSDLIVSDGAVRGIRLLIRDSAGNATASELTADAVILATGGAGHLYAHTTNPVGTTGDGIAAALRAGAEVDDLEFVQFHPTILADNPAFLISEAVRGEGATLIDDDGRRFVFDSHPDGELAPRDVVSRAIARRAAAQGGPVRLDAAMLGAATLAARFPTIDRVTRERGFDWSTDPIPVTPAAHYLMGGVVTDLHGRSTIPGLFAVGEVARTGVHGANRLASNSLLEGAVFGARAAAALGAPWPGSPTLGSRESTDPAPASVEYRDGSEVPDFSRAALQQLMWSDVGLLRTSEGLRNALDTVQAWRLAAPAPRTVGEHEDANLLLLAEATASAALARTGSVGAHYRLTDAEARTAAPILETV; this comes from the coding sequence ATGAACGTCCTGGTGGTCGGCTCCGGCATCGCCGGACTCACCGCGGCTCTCCACGCGCGGGAGGCCGGGCATGCTGTCACGGTCGTCACGAAGGGCGCACTCGGCGACGGCAGCACCGGTTACGCACAGGGCGGCGTAGCCGGGGTCTACGGCGCCGGCGACTCGGCGGAGCAGCACGCGGCCGACACTCTGGCCGCCGGCGCGGGGCTCTCGGAGGAGGCGGCCGTCGAAGCCCTCGTCGCGGACGGGGCCGACCGGATCGCCGAGCTGATCGCCCGCGGCGTCGCGTTCGACCGCGACGCGGACGGCATGCTGCTGCTCGGTCGTGAGGCCGCGCACAGCCACGCCCGCATCGTGCACGCCGGCGGAGACGCCACGGGAGCAGCGATCTCCCGCGCGCTCGTCGCAGCGGTGCGTCGCGCGACGATCGACGTGATCGAGCACGCGTTCGTGTCCGACCTCATCGTGAGCGACGGCGCGGTGCGCGGCATCCGCCTGCTCATCCGTGATTCCGCGGGGAACGCGACAGCATCCGAGCTCACGGCCGACGCCGTGATCCTCGCCACCGGCGGAGCAGGGCACCTCTACGCGCACACGACGAATCCCGTCGGGACCACGGGTGACGGCATCGCCGCCGCCCTGCGCGCCGGCGCGGAGGTCGACGATCTGGAGTTCGTCCAGTTCCACCCGACGATCCTCGCCGACAACCCCGCCTTCCTGATCTCCGAGGCCGTGCGCGGGGAAGGCGCCACGCTGATCGACGACGACGGTCGACGGTTCGTCTTCGACAGCCACCCCGACGGCGAGCTGGCACCGCGCGACGTGGTCTCCCGGGCGATCGCCCGCCGGGCCGCGGCGCAGGGTGGTCCGGTGCGCCTGGATGCCGCGATGCTCGGAGCCGCGACGCTCGCCGCGCGTTTCCCGACCATCGACAGGGTGACGCGCGAGCGCGGCTTCGACTGGTCGACCGACCCCATCCCGGTGACACCCGCCGCCCACTACCTGATGGGCGGCGTCGTCACCGACCTGCACGGTCGGAGCACGATCCCCGGGCTCTTCGCCGTCGGCGAGGTCGCGCGCACCGGCGTGCACGGAGCCAACCGCCTGGCATCCAACTCCCTGCTCGAGGGCGCCGTCTTCGGTGCTCGCGCTGCGGCGGCGCTCGGTGCCCCCTGGCCGGGATCCCCCACCCTGGGGTCGCGGGAATCAACCGATCCGGCGCCGGCATCCGTGGAATATCGCGACGGGAGCGAGGTCCCGGACTTCTCCCGCGCGGCTCTGCAGCAGCTGATGTGGAGCGACGTCGGACTCCTGCGCACCTCCGAGGGTCTTCGGAACGCCCTCGACACCGTGCAGGCATGGCGCCTCGCTGCACCCGCGCCCCGCACCGTCGGCGAGCACGAGGACGCCAACCTGCTGCTGCTGGCCGAGGCAACGGCATCCGCCGCCCTGGCGCGCACCGGCTCCGTCGGCGCCCACTACCGGCTCACGGATGCCGAAGCCCGCACCGCCGCACCGATCCTGGAGACCGTCTGA
- the nadC gene encoding carboxylating nicotinate-nucleotide diphosphorylase, whose translation MLTPAILTRVVGAALEEDAPWGDLTSATLLPAEATATADLVAREAGVFSGGEVFSTAFALTDPALTVDLHVGDGDEFAAGDVLASVSGSARSILTAERVALNFAQRMSGIATLTAAYVRAVEGTGARIADTRKTTPGLRAFERHAVVSGGARNHRYSLSDAVMAKDNHLAVLKRSGADLATSLRDALSRLPHTTHVVVEVDRLDQIPAVLDGGAHTVLLDNFSLDDLRAGVELIGDRATVEASGGVNLDTVHDIAATGVDVISVGALTHSARALDLGLDLRID comes from the coding sequence ATGCTCACACCCGCCATCCTCACGCGCGTCGTCGGCGCCGCCCTCGAGGAGGACGCTCCCTGGGGCGACCTGACCAGCGCGACCCTGCTTCCCGCGGAGGCCACCGCCACGGCCGATCTCGTCGCGCGCGAGGCGGGCGTCTTCAGCGGCGGCGAGGTCTTCTCGACGGCCTTCGCCCTCACCGACCCCGCGCTCACGGTCGACCTGCACGTGGGCGACGGCGACGAGTTCGCCGCCGGCGACGTGCTCGCCTCGGTCTCGGGTTCGGCGCGCAGCATCCTCACCGCCGAGCGCGTGGCCCTGAACTTCGCCCAGCGGATGAGCGGCATCGCGACGCTGACCGCGGCCTATGTGCGCGCCGTCGAGGGCACCGGCGCGCGTATCGCCGACACCCGCAAGACCACGCCGGGACTCCGCGCCTTCGAGAGGCATGCCGTCGTGTCGGGCGGAGCGCGCAATCACCGCTACTCGCTGTCGGATGCCGTGATGGCCAAGGACAACCACCTCGCGGTGCTGAAGCGTTCCGGCGCCGACCTTGCGACGTCGCTCCGCGATGCGCTGTCCCGACTGCCGCACACCACGCATGTCGTCGTCGAGGTCGATCGCCTCGACCAGATCCCGGCGGTCCTCGACGGCGGCGCGCACACCGTGCTGCTCGACAACTTCTCGCTCGACGACCTGCGCGCGGGCGTCGAGCTGATCGGCGACAGGGCTACGGTCGAGGCCTCCGGGGGTGTGAACCTCGACACCGTGCACGACATCGCTGCAACCGGCGTCGACGTGATCTCGGTCGGGGCGCTGACCCACTCGGCGAGGGCCCTCGATCTCGGCCTCGACCTGCGGATCGACTGA
- a CDS encoding cysteine desulfurase family protein — translation MLYLDHAATSPVRPEVLEAMHPYLTAVFGNPSSHHTAGEAAASALDDARARVASVLGMRRGDVVFTAGGTEANNLAVKGIVLAALDSGRRHLVVSPIEHESILESADYLSRFHAVSVTRLRVDTEGRIEPSALAEAIRDDTALVSVGHANNEIGTVQDVEALAEIARSAGVPLHLDAVQSAGWLPLRDLGADAVSIAGHKLGAPKGIGALAVRGRVPLEPLLHGGGQERGRRSGTENVAGAVGLATALELAEAERAVVSARVGAATARFIAGVLRSVPQAALTGDPEHRLPGTASFTFAGTSGEAVLLELERRGVISSSGSACAAGSDEPSPVLLACGIPPEVAQTSVRFTFGREPLPDDAPERLTVLVAESVRAASG, via the coding sequence GTGCTGTACCTCGATCACGCCGCCACCTCTCCGGTCAGACCGGAGGTGCTCGAGGCGATGCACCCCTACCTCACCGCGGTGTTCGGGAACCCGTCCAGCCACCACACGGCCGGCGAAGCGGCGGCGAGCGCCCTCGACGACGCCCGGGCTCGGGTGGCGAGCGTGCTCGGCATGCGTCGCGGCGACGTGGTGTTCACCGCGGGCGGCACCGAGGCGAACAACCTCGCGGTCAAGGGCATCGTGCTCGCGGCGCTCGACAGCGGGCGGCGACACCTCGTGGTGTCCCCCATCGAGCACGAGTCGATCCTCGAGTCCGCCGACTATCTCAGCCGCTTCCACGCGGTCTCCGTCACGAGGCTCCGGGTCGACACCGAGGGGCGCATCGAGCCGTCGGCCCTCGCGGAGGCGATCCGCGACGACACTGCGCTCGTCTCCGTCGGCCACGCGAACAACGAGATCGGCACGGTCCAGGACGTCGAGGCCCTCGCCGAGATCGCTCGCTCGGCGGGCGTCCCCCTGCACCTCGATGCGGTGCAGTCCGCGGGATGGCTGCCGCTGCGCGACCTCGGCGCCGATGCCGTGTCGATCGCCGGGCACAAGCTCGGCGCCCCGAAGGGCATCGGCGCTCTGGCGGTACGCGGACGGGTGCCGCTGGAGCCTCTGCTGCACGGCGGCGGTCAGGAGCGCGGACGCCGTTCCGGCACCGAGAACGTCGCCGGCGCCGTGGGATTGGCGACGGCCCTCGAGCTCGCCGAGGCGGAGCGGGCCGTCGTCTCGGCCCGCGTCGGCGCCGCGACCGCACGATTCATCGCGGGCGTGCTGCGCTCCGTTCCTCAGGCCGCGCTCACCGGGGACCCCGAGCATCGGCTCCCCGGCACCGCGAGCTTCACGTTCGCGGGAACGAGCGGCGAGGCGGTGCTGCTGGAGCTCGAGCGCCGCGGTGTGATCTCGTCCAGCGGCTCGGCGTGCGCGGCAGGCAGCGACGAGCCGTCGCCCGTTCTGCTCGCCTGCGGGATCCCGCCCGAGGTCGCGCAGACCTCCGTGCGCTTCACGTTCGGCCGGGAACCCCTTCCCGACGACGCCCCGGAACGTCTGACGGTGCTGGTCGCGGAGTCGGTGCGAGCGGCCTCCGGCTGA
- a CDS encoding glycosyltransferase family 2 protein, protein MTASAPIVTMIVPGRDIAAFAPAALDSLRAQTETRWRAILIDDGSVDETGAIFADAAAADTRFTVLRHEASRGLGAARNAGVARVDTPYLGFLDGDDELTREALTRLTGTLAETGSDFVAGAYVRLRPHGDTYDSGRVQPWVAAATDPARLRTSLARHPRAVSNIVAWSKISSTDFWHDLRFPEGVAYEDQIVAQQMYTRARSFDVIPDVVVRWRVRPDGTSITQGKAQLPVLRDYLAALRGGIRVLQDAGERAAVTARLDLILAMDMPSLLDIAATHDDPAYAAEVAVFIDELRALPEFDDASPDEAIAAALSW, encoded by the coding sequence GTGACTGCATCCGCCCCGATCGTGACGATGATCGTCCCCGGACGCGACATCGCCGCCTTCGCCCCGGCCGCTCTCGATTCGCTGCGCGCCCAGACCGAGACCCGCTGGCGCGCGATCCTCATCGACGACGGCTCGGTCGATGAGACCGGAGCCATCTTCGCCGACGCCGCGGCGGCCGACACCCGGTTCACCGTGCTCCGGCACGAGGCGTCCCGCGGCCTCGGCGCGGCCCGCAACGCCGGCGTCGCCCGCGTCGACACCCCGTACCTGGGCTTCCTCGACGGCGACGACGAACTCACCCGGGAGGCACTCACCCGCCTGACCGGAACCCTCGCCGAGACCGGAAGCGACTTCGTGGCCGGGGCCTACGTGCGACTGCGCCCGCACGGCGACACCTACGACTCCGGACGAGTGCAGCCCTGGGTCGCCGCGGCCACCGATCCGGCACGGCTCCGCACCTCGCTCGCCCGGCATCCGCGGGCGGTGTCGAACATCGTGGCCTGGTCGAAGATCAGCAGCACGGACTTCTGGCACGATCTCCGGTTCCCCGAAGGCGTCGCGTACGAGGATCAGATCGTCGCCCAGCAGATGTACACCCGTGCCCGTTCCTTCGATGTCATCCCCGACGTCGTCGTGAGGTGGCGTGTCCGCCCGGACGGCACCTCGATCACGCAGGGGAAGGCTCAGCTGCCGGTGCTGCGCGACTACCTCGCCGCCCTGCGCGGCGGCATCCGTGTGCTGCAGGACGCCGGTGAGCGCGCGGCCGTCACGGCGCGGCTCGACCTGATCCTCGCGATGGACATGCCGTCGCTGCTCGACATCGCCGCGACCCACGACGACCCCGCCTACGCCGCCGAGGTCGCCGTCTTCATCGACGAGCTCCGCGCGCTTCCGGAGTTCGACGACGCCTCTCCCGATGAGGCCATCGCTGCGGCACTCTCCTGGTGA
- a CDS encoding SDR family NAD(P)-dependent oxidoreductase yields the protein MNDYLDSLFSLEGRTAVVTGGSSGIGRGIATALARAGASTVIVARGAERIDETVRDLQESGCRVAGVVGDLGTRAGIHALAEAAAEPFGAPDILVNSAGINIRPPYAEITEDDWDATMTVNALAPFLLGQHYARGMVERGYGRLIHISSQQAHRAFVGSGIYGASKGAVESLMRSEAEAWGGTGVTSNTLVPGFVLTPLNARLQEDPEKIAALAARTMIGRNGLPSDFAGAAVFLAGAGSGYVTGHSLFVDGGLSVH from the coding sequence ATGAACGACTACCTCGACTCGCTCTTCTCGCTCGAGGGCCGCACCGCCGTGGTGACGGGCGGAAGCTCGGGCATCGGCCGCGGCATCGCCACCGCCCTGGCCCGTGCGGGTGCGTCGACGGTCATCGTCGCCCGCGGCGCAGAGCGCATCGACGAGACCGTGCGCGATCTCCAGGAGAGCGGATGCCGCGTCGCCGGTGTCGTGGGCGATCTCGGCACCCGTGCGGGCATCCACGCCCTCGCCGAGGCGGCGGCCGAACCCTTTGGCGCCCCCGACATCCTGGTGAACTCGGCCGGCATCAACATCCGGCCGCCCTACGCCGAGATCACCGAGGACGACTGGGATGCCACGATGACGGTGAACGCCCTCGCGCCCTTCCTGCTCGGACAGCACTATGCCCGCGGAATGGTCGAGCGCGGGTACGGCCGGCTCATCCACATCAGCTCTCAGCAGGCGCATCGCGCGTTCGTCGGCAGCGGCATCTACGGCGCGTCGAAGGGGGCGGTGGAGTCGCTCATGCGGTCGGAGGCCGAGGCGTGGGGCGGCACGGGGGTGACGAGCAACACGCTCGTCCCCGGGTTCGTCCTCACCCCGCTCAACGCCCGGCTCCAGGAGGACCCCGAGAAGATCGCCGCCCTCGCCGCACGCACGATGATCGGTCGCAACGGCCTGCCGAGCGACTTCGCCGGCGCCGCGGTCTTCCTCGCCGGTGCGGGTTCCGGCTACGTCACGGGCCACTCGCTCTTCGTCGACGGCGGCCTCTCGGTGCACTGA
- a CDS encoding ABC transporter ATP-binding protein: protein MGGGRGGGHGGGFRGVDEDAQRRLNAEAPRISGLGARVITLFRPYRWRIFFTGILVVAGAAIAVIPPLIVQRIFDDALFPVDGGSPQLQLLAWLVAAMVGLFLFSAVLGVAQTWLTATVGNSVTGDLRVRLFEHLQAMELGFFTRTKTGVIQSRLQNDVGGVSGVLTNTVTSILGNVVTVVASLVAMILIDWRLTLIAVVLMPFLIFVQRRVGQVRARIAGETQESLSELTSITQETLSVSGMLLSKAFNRQRTESERYQAENRNQVTLQVRRAMSGQGFFAVVQVLMASVPAVIYLVSGYLITGGTDAITAGTVVAFTTVQARLLMPLMGLMRVSLDLQTSSALFARIFEYLDLVPEIVDAPDAISVDEAPGPRGRIEFADVVFRYPDASADARPTLDGVSFVAEPGQHVAFVGPSGAGKTTILYLAPRLYEAKGGAVLFAGADVRALTQESIIDNVGIVSQETYLFHATIRENLMYARPEATEEELIAACEAANIHHIIAGFENGYDTVVGERGYRLSGGEKQRIAIARVLLKDPPVLLLDEATSALDTVSERVVQEALDEAANGRTTLSIAHRLSTVMGADVIHVVEAGKIVESGTHAELLAQDGLYAELAAQQVAASRVLATEAVVEDTVTGGIQAGLTDRRADRAPVDSAGADAVAALTAAVPLLAEPRVDERVYPAET from the coding sequence ATGGGCGGTGGCAGAGGTGGCGGGCACGGCGGCGGGTTCCGCGGTGTGGACGAAGACGCGCAGCGCAGGCTGAACGCCGAGGCGCCGCGCATCAGCGGTCTCGGCGCGCGCGTGATCACGCTGTTCCGCCCGTACCGGTGGCGGATCTTCTTCACCGGCATCCTGGTCGTGGCGGGCGCCGCGATCGCCGTCATCCCTCCGCTGATCGTCCAGCGCATCTTCGACGATGCACTCTTCCCCGTCGACGGCGGGAGCCCGCAGCTGCAGCTGCTGGCCTGGCTGGTCGCGGCGATGGTCGGGCTGTTCCTCTTCTCGGCGGTGCTGGGCGTCGCGCAGACCTGGCTGACGGCAACAGTGGGCAACAGCGTCACCGGCGACCTGCGCGTCAGACTGTTCGAGCACCTCCAGGCGATGGAGCTCGGCTTCTTCACCCGCACGAAGACCGGCGTGATCCAGTCGCGGCTGCAGAACGACGTCGGCGGAGTCTCCGGCGTGCTGACCAACACGGTCACCAGCATCCTCGGGAACGTCGTGACGGTGGTGGCGTCGCTCGTCGCCATGATCCTGATCGACTGGCGTCTGACCCTCATCGCGGTGGTGCTGATGCCGTTCCTGATCTTCGTGCAGCGCCGCGTCGGCCAGGTGCGCGCACGGATCGCGGGGGAGACCCAGGAGTCGCTCTCGGAGCTGACCTCGATCACGCAGGAGACGCTGAGCGTCTCGGGGATGCTGCTCTCGAAGGCTTTCAACCGGCAGCGCACCGAGTCGGAGCGGTATCAGGCAGAGAACCGCAACCAGGTGACCCTCCAGGTGCGCCGGGCGATGAGCGGCCAGGGCTTCTTCGCGGTGGTCCAGGTGCTGATGGCCAGCGTGCCGGCGGTCATCTACCTCGTCTCCGGCTACCTGATCACCGGGGGGACCGACGCCATCACCGCCGGAACGGTCGTCGCCTTCACGACCGTGCAGGCGCGGCTGCTGATGCCGTTGATGGGACTCATGCGGGTCTCGCTCGATCTGCAGACATCGTCGGCGCTGTTCGCGCGCATCTTCGAGTACCTCGATCTGGTGCCCGAGATCGTGGACGCGCCGGACGCGATCTCGGTCGACGAGGCGCCCGGACCGCGCGGACGCATCGAGTTCGCCGATGTCGTCTTCCGCTACCCCGACGCGTCGGCGGACGCCAGACCCACGCTGGACGGCGTCTCCTTCGTCGCCGAGCCGGGCCAGCACGTCGCCTTCGTGGGGCCGTCCGGCGCGGGGAAGACCACGATCCTGTACCTCGCGCCGCGGCTCTATGAGGCGAAGGGCGGGGCGGTGCTGTTCGCCGGCGCCGACGTGCGGGCACTCACGCAGGAGTCGATCATCGACAACGTCGGCATCGTCTCGCAGGAGACGTACCTCTTCCATGCGACGATCCGCGAGAACCTGATGTACGCGCGCCCGGAGGCGACCGAGGAAGAGCTCATCGCCGCCTGTGAGGCCGCGAACATCCACCACATCATCGCCGGATTCGAGAACGGGTACGACACGGTCGTCGGAGAACGCGGATATCGGCTCTCCGGAGGCGAGAAGCAGCGCATCGCGATCGCGCGCGTGCTGCTGAAGGACCCGCCGGTCCTCCTCCTCGACGAGGCGACCTCGGCTCTCGACACCGTCTCGGAGCGCGTCGTGCAGGAGGCGCTCGACGAGGCCGCGAACGGACGGACGACGCTGTCGATCGCCCACCGGCTGTCGACGGTCATGGGCGCCGACGTCATCCACGTGGTCGAGGCCGGCAAGATCGTCGAGTCGGGAACGCACGCCGAGCTGCTCGCCCAGGACGGCCTCTACGCCGAGCTCGCCGCACAGCAGGTCGCGGCGTCGCGCGTGCTCGCGACCGAGGCGGTCGTCGAGGACACGGTGACGGGGGGCATCCAGGCGGGCCTCACCGACCGCAGGGCCGATCGTGCACCGGTCGACTCCGCCGGAGCCGATGCGGTGGCCGCGCTCACGGCTGCGGTGCCGCTCCTCGCTGAGCCGAGGGTCGACGAACGGGTCTATCCCGCCGAGACCTGA
- a CDS encoding MDR family MFS transporter, with product MSAVDTGSIPTTRTPASGEISRTDMRVIWLLLVAAFVAILNETTMGIAIPHLNTDLGIPPELGQWLTSAFMLTMAVVIPTTGFILQRFTTRQVFIAAMVAFSLGTLVALVAPGFGVLLVGRVIQAAGTGIMMPLLMTTIMNVVPPQSRGRMMGRVGMVISLAPAIGPTLAGAVLEAFNWRALFAIVLPIALIALGMGVKWMTNLGETRRVPLDVLSIPLAALGFGGIVFGLSQFGGEGGSGETTGIIALVVGAVTLGLFVWRQLLLQRIDDALLDLRVFRAGNFTFAVIIMTILALSMFGTLTLLPQYLQNVAGLNALQSGLILLPGSVLMGLLGPVMGRVYDSRGTRPLLIPGTILVSAALFYYSTVGEHTVWWVLIIVQAAMSVGLAMSFTPLFSASLGSLQRSLYSHGSAVLNTLQQVGGAAGVALLTVTYSAILHAGESEGLSTATAGAPGARMAFLIAAIISLAAVALSPFVRKPADDAGEGFHGGH from the coding sequence ATGTCTGCCGTCGATACCGGCTCCATCCCGACCACCCGCACGCCCGCGTCCGGCGAGATCTCTCGCACCGACATGCGTGTCATCTGGCTGCTGCTCGTCGCCGCCTTCGTCGCCATCCTCAACGAGACGACGATGGGCATCGCGATCCCGCACCTGAACACCGATCTCGGCATCCCGCCGGAGCTCGGTCAGTGGCTGACCAGCGCCTTCATGCTGACCATGGCCGTCGTCATCCCGACGACAGGGTTCATCCTCCAGCGCTTCACGACGCGCCAGGTGTTCATCGCAGCCATGGTCGCGTTCTCGCTCGGCACGCTCGTGGCCCTGGTCGCGCCCGGATTCGGCGTGCTGCTGGTCGGCCGCGTCATCCAGGCCGCGGGAACCGGCATCATGATGCCCCTGCTGATGACCACCATCATGAACGTCGTGCCGCCGCAGTCGCGCGGCCGCATGATGGGCCGCGTCGGCATGGTCATCTCCCTTGCACCCGCGATCGGCCCGACGCTCGCCGGCGCCGTGCTCGAGGCGTTCAACTGGCGTGCGCTGTTCGCGATCGTCCTGCCCATCGCCCTCATCGCCCTCGGCATGGGCGTCAAGTGGATGACGAACCTCGGCGAGACGCGTCGCGTCCCGCTCGACGTGCTGTCCATCCCGCTCGCGGCGCTCGGCTTCGGCGGCATCGTGTTCGGCCTCAGCCAGTTCGGCGGAGAGGGCGGCTCCGGTGAGACGACCGGCATCATCGCCCTCGTCGTCGGCGCCGTGACGCTCGGCCTGTTCGTCTGGCGTCAGCTCCTGCTGCAGCGCATCGATGACGCGCTGCTCGATCTGCGGGTGTTCCGCGCCGGCAACTTCACGTTCGCGGTCATCATCATGACGATCCTCGCGCTGTCGATGTTCGGAACGCTCACCCTGCTGCCGCAGTACCTGCAGAACGTCGCGGGACTCAATGCGCTGCAGTCCGGGCTGATCCTGCTGCCGGGCTCGGTGCTCATGGGTCTGCTCGGTCCGGTGATGGGTCGCGTCTACGACTCGCGTGGCACGCGCCCGCTGCTGATCCCCGGGACCATCCTGGTGTCGGCCGCGCTGTTCTACTACTCGACGGTCGGCGAGCACACCGTGTGGTGGGTGCTCATCATCGTGCAGGCCGCGATGTCGGTCGGACTGGCGATGTCGTTCACCCCGCTGTTCTCCGCCTCGCTGGGTTCGCTGCAGCGCTCGCTGTACTCGCACGGCTCCGCCGTGCTGAACACGCTGCAGCAGGTCGGCGGCGCCGCAGGCGTCGCTCTGCTGACGGTGACGTACTCCGCGATCCTGCACGCGGGAGAGAGCGAAGGCCTCTCCACGGCGACCGCCGGTGCACCCGGGGCGCGCATGGCGTTCCTGATCGCGGCGATCATCTCCCTGGCCGCTGTGGCGCTGAGCCCGTTCGTGCGCAAGCCCGCCGATGACGCGGGCGAGGGCTTCCACGGCGGTCACTGA
- a CDS encoding carboxymuconolactone decarboxylase family protein — protein sequence MIISTPGESEAAGHVAEMYAGDIDDDGFVFAHTRAMAVNPDAHAAFEDLIGAIVPSIGIRVYEAATLGAARAIGSTHCLLAHGRKSLRADVLDENALEAFAAGDDAGFTPAEQVVVGYAAQLSNDPASMTDADTQALRDVGYSDRQIVDITLAAAARNFFSRALLALAVPVDEVPGLDPTIAAALTRSEAAVRSQPTGDG from the coding sequence ATGATCATCAGCACGCCGGGAGAGTCCGAGGCAGCGGGCCATGTCGCCGAGATGTATGCGGGCGACATCGACGACGACGGCTTCGTCTTCGCGCACACTCGCGCGATGGCTGTGAATCCCGACGCGCATGCCGCGTTCGAGGATCTGATCGGCGCGATCGTGCCGTCGATCGGCATCCGCGTGTACGAGGCAGCCACGCTCGGCGCGGCGCGGGCCATCGGCTCCACCCACTGTCTCCTCGCGCACGGCCGCAAGTCGTTGCGAGCCGACGTCCTCGACGAGAACGCCCTCGAAGCCTTCGCGGCGGGAGACGACGCCGGATTCACCCCCGCCGAGCAGGTGGTCGTCGGGTATGCCGCGCAGCTGTCGAACGACCCCGCTTCGATGACGGATGCCGACACGCAGGCCCTGCGCGACGTGGGCTACTCGGACCGGCAGATCGTGGACATCACTCTCGCGGCGGCGGCACGGAACTTCTTCAGCCGCGCCCTGCTCGCCCTCGCCGTGCCGGTCGACGAGGTCCCCGGCCTGGATCCGACCATCGCCGCCGCGCTGACGCGCTCGGAAGCCGCCGTCCGCTCGCAGCCGACAGGGGATGGATAG